Proteins from a genomic interval of Granulicella sp. L56:
- a CDS encoding substrate-binding domain-containing protein has product MRVRNTIRAIAIGLLGGLCGFSVALLPMVRVAPNSPTIAFIPRTSGTNFTEAMHRGAQQAARDAGYHLYWNASTREDDVDRQILLASTAVEKGAKAIILGPTNDLALITTINQFVSRKIPTVIVQADLPMPSGPYLTSVSPDQIEFGRLAANRIADKIGGTGEVAIIGLDRGAPETTSRSRSFIEVMAGHPNVKVVIRQRGSSQIQEAEQNAREILDAFPRIKAIFAVSASATEGTILALQQLGGTRAITLVGCDRDLFLADDLSLGSIDSLVVSDGYQIGYLAAKAAIAGVKGEPLPRPQHVKAMLLTRNNMQNYNFR; this is encoded by the coding sequence TTGCGTGTAAGAAACACAATCCGCGCAATTGCCATCGGCCTGCTGGGCGGTCTCTGCGGTTTTTCCGTGGCATTACTTCCTATGGTTCGAGTTGCACCCAACTCTCCCACCATTGCCTTTATCCCGCGCACCAGTGGAACGAACTTTACGGAGGCAATGCATCGGGGCGCGCAACAGGCGGCACGGGATGCCGGGTACCATCTCTATTGGAATGCTTCAACGCGGGAAGACGATGTCGATCGCCAAATCCTCCTCGCATCCACCGCCGTGGAGAAAGGAGCAAAGGCGATCATTCTTGGGCCGACGAATGACCTGGCTTTGATCACCACCATTAATCAGTTCGTCTCCCGCAAGATTCCGACTGTGATAGTCCAGGCTGACCTTCCCATGCCGAGCGGCCCATACTTAACATCGGTATCCCCGGATCAAATCGAATTCGGCAGGCTTGCGGCAAACCGAATCGCTGACAAAATCGGAGGGACCGGAGAAGTTGCGATTATTGGATTGGACCGTGGAGCTCCGGAGACTACCTCTCGTTCGCGCAGCTTTATCGAAGTAATGGCTGGCCATCCGAATGTGAAAGTAGTCATTCGCCAACGTGGATCTTCGCAAATCCAGGAAGCCGAACAGAACGCCAGGGAGATCCTCGACGCCTTTCCTCGGATCAAGGCCATCTTTGCCGTAAGCGCGAGCGCAACGGAAGGGACAATCCTTGCACTTCAACAACTCGGCGGCACGCGCGCGATAACGCTTGTCGGCTGCGACCGCGATCTATTTCTCGCGGACGATCTAAGTTTGGGAAGCATCGATTCTCTCGTTGTATCGGATGGCTATCAGATTGGATATCTCGCGGCGAAAGCGGCCATCGCGGGCGTAAAGGGAGAGCCGTTACCGCGGCCTCAACATGTCAAAGCAATGCTCCTCACCCGCAACAATATGCAGAACTATAATTTCCGTTGA
- a CDS encoding response regulator transcription factor, which produces MAEDNTIRVLVVDDHLVVRLGLRSMLDGEAGISIVAMASSGTEAIRLVAEVNPDVVLLDLRMPGLSGVEVIVALRHAHPDIRTLVLTNYQLDEDIFNALEAGAYGYLLKNTSQEEVIDAIRTVNRGKRHIPAALAIRLAERLGRSALTRREQEVLELVVEGLTNKGIAEKLYISDITARNHVISLLAKLGAKDRTEAATISIRRRLVKLKD; this is translated from the coding sequence ATGGCGGAAGACAATACGATTCGGGTGCTCGTGGTGGACGACCATCTAGTGGTCCGTCTTGGACTGCGCAGCATGCTCGACGGCGAGGCGGGGATCAGCATCGTTGCGATGGCCTCCTCCGGCACAGAGGCCATCCGGCTGGTCGCCGAAGTGAACCCGGACGTGGTGCTGCTGGATTTGAGAATGCCTGGCCTGAGCGGAGTAGAGGTGATTGTCGCGCTCCGCCACGCGCATCCGGACATCCGGACCTTGGTTCTCACCAACTATCAGCTCGATGAGGATATCTTCAACGCCCTCGAAGCCGGCGCGTACGGGTACTTGTTGAAGAATACTTCGCAGGAAGAGGTGATCGACGCGATCCGCACCGTGAACCGGGGGAAGCGGCATATCCCCGCCGCCCTGGCCATACGTTTAGCGGAGCGTCTGGGCCGGTCGGCGCTTACCCGGAGGGAACAGGAAGTGCTGGAGCTGGTTGTTGAAGGATTGACCAATAAAGGCATTGCGGAAAAGCTGTACATCAGCGACATCACCGCAAGAAACCATGTGATCAGCCTGCTTGCAAAGCTTGGGGCAAAAGACCGGACCGAGGCGGCGACCATCTCGATTCGACGCAGACTGGTCAAGCTCAAAGACTGA
- a CDS encoding sensor histidine kinase, whose protein sequence is MNGAVLLLAFATILNSKGPDNSQTDKSYTSIAALHSHMQTEDSSVTVRTTLTLTGNPAYIQDSTGGAEIEGVSLQNLKIGDQLLVTGNVYDTENGIIFRNSRLHILWSGTPVPPLAVAADQAASGKFADLLIEVQGRLLDDQRKDKETWLKLESGHQVFLARFSSEGSSFLLPRLERGSLLRLRGICSLQPLDTRYKGGFALLLRSAEDIDIISGPPWWSPRHLFELGLLIAGLIIAGQLALVQMLKARYRAIMAERARVGHELHDTLAQGFAGLSFQIQAARKKVPANSGILGRHLDLALDMVRHSHSEAHRSIMMLRPQPLAESTTIQAAIEASIEQMTMGCDLDVQFTTRGSVARLPLVVEDVIYRVAQEAVANALRHANPTKLAVTLDYMVTKVCLTVEDDGIGFDPSTPGNHGFGLLGMRERVRALHGTLNVVSSRETGTQVRTEILLRRNPAARLLALVDRCRSYYKDRMNAGVPR, encoded by the coding sequence ATGAATGGCGCAGTTTTGCTCCTTGCCTTCGCTACCATTTTGAATAGCAAGGGCCCCGACAATTCTCAAACCGACAAGTCGTATACATCGATCGCGGCTCTGCACTCTCATATGCAAACCGAGGACTCCTCTGTAACGGTTCGAACCACTCTTACGCTTACTGGAAATCCCGCCTACATCCAGGATTCGACTGGAGGGGCAGAGATCGAAGGAGTTTCGTTACAGAACCTGAAGATAGGAGATCAACTTCTGGTAACTGGAAACGTGTACGACACTGAGAATGGAATCATCTTCCGAAATAGCCGGCTTCACATTCTTTGGTCCGGAACGCCGGTACCACCCCTGGCAGTGGCGGCCGATCAGGCAGCGTCCGGGAAATTCGCCGATCTATTGATTGAAGTACAGGGCAGGCTGCTTGACGATCAAAGAAAAGATAAGGAGACCTGGCTCAAACTTGAAAGCGGCCACCAGGTCTTTCTTGCACGCTTCAGCTCGGAAGGAAGCAGCTTCTTGTTGCCCCGGCTGGAACGTGGATCGCTGTTGCGTCTTCGTGGAATTTGCTCTTTGCAACCTTTGGATACGCGCTATAAAGGCGGCTTCGCCCTTTTACTGCGCTCCGCCGAAGATATAGACATCATTTCGGGCCCGCCATGGTGGAGTCCGAGACACCTTTTCGAACTGGGTCTGCTCATAGCAGGTCTGATTATCGCCGGTCAGCTAGCTTTGGTTCAGATGCTGAAGGCTCGATATCGAGCGATTATGGCTGAAAGAGCCAGGGTTGGACACGAGTTGCACGATACCCTGGCACAGGGCTTTGCAGGTCTGTCGTTTCAAATTCAGGCGGCCAGAAAAAAAGTTCCAGCAAATAGCGGTATTCTCGGCCGCCACCTAGACCTGGCCTTAGACATGGTGAGACACAGTCATTCAGAAGCTCACCGGAGCATCATGATGTTGCGCCCGCAGCCCTTGGCGGAGAGCACTACCATCCAAGCTGCAATCGAGGCATCGATTGAACAGATGACTATGGGGTGCGACCTCGATGTCCAATTCACAACAAGAGGATCGGTGGCCAGGCTTCCTCTAGTTGTCGAAGATGTTATTTACCGTGTTGCTCAAGAGGCGGTTGCCAACGCTCTGCGTCACGCTAATCCGACGAAGCTTGCAGTAACTCTCGACTACATGGTAACCAAGGTATGTTTGACGGTCGAAGATGATGGCATAGGATTTGATCCGTCGACACCGGGCAATCATGGATTTGGATTGCTCGGGATGAGAGAGCGGGTCCGCGCCTTACACGGTACTTTGAATGTAGTCAGCAGTAGAGAGACGGGAACTCAGGTCAGGACGGAGATACTTCTGCGGCGTAATCCGGCGGCCCGCCTCCTTGCGCTGGTGGATAGGTGTCGCAGCTATTACAAGGATCGGATGAATGCAGGCGTGCCTCGATAG
- a CDS encoding family 16 glycoside hydrolase: protein MRPITRDTLLFVAAAILCYSLTVPIGHYLRSPARGLPYRDSFAASDNSEWSAYGGNWKVQAGVMVNESNERGAKLVTGSQYWRDYILEADIALNSSGDAGLISRVSDPEQGVDAYSGLYGGLRVRDQSLVFGVADHGWNEIVTKVLPYPIIPNTWYHLRMELKGCHVSIFANQDGKTNLVRLDEFLDRCPEQGKIGLRSYDSGGQWKNIRATNLQSLR from the coding sequence ATGCGGCCAATAACACGCGATACCCTGCTCTTCGTTGCCGCAGCTATACTCTGCTACTCCTTGACTGTGCCAATTGGTCACTATCTCCGTTCCCCGGCGAGAGGATTGCCCTATCGCGATAGCTTCGCGGCCAGCGACAACTCTGAATGGTCCGCCTATGGAGGTAACTGGAAAGTTCAAGCCGGCGTCATGGTGAACGAGTCGAACGAGCGAGGGGCAAAGCTTGTTACCGGTTCGCAATATTGGAGAGACTACATTCTGGAGGCCGACATAGCGCTCAATAGCAGCGGTGACGCCGGCCTCATTTCTAGAGTGTCTGACCCGGAGCAGGGAGTAGATGCATACAGCGGCTTGTATGGTGGTCTGCGAGTGCGCGATCAGTCACTCGTCTTCGGCGTTGCCGATCATGGTTGGAATGAGATTGTCACCAAGGTCCTGCCGTATCCCATTATCCCGAACACCTGGTACCACCTGCGGATGGAGCTTAAAGGCTGTCATGTGAGCATATTCGCAAACCAGGATGGAAAGACTAACCTGGTTCGGCTCGATGAGTTTCTCGATCGGTGCCCTGAACAGGGGAAGATTGGATTGCGTTCCTATGATTCAGGGGGACAGTGGAAAAATATCAGGGCAACTAACCTGCAATCGTTACGTTGA